In Flavobacterium gelatinilyticum, a genomic segment contains:
- a CDS encoding HAMP domain-containing protein → MKKPKHIDKTSKDEVMIALPIITDEPSSGRKNKKSEVEESILTDAEFLKILMKVKNGNFSQRFPTDQNGVKRSICDTLNEIIDLNERMVFEFQKVGKSIGKQGKLNNRVVLDGARGSWSSCVDSVNTLISDLVHPTIEIAHVITSVAKGNLSQEMPLSIEGNPLQGEFLRIAKEVNGMVKQLNLFSMEVTRVAREVGTEGKLGGQAKVRGVGGVWKDLTDSVNKMASNLTGQVRNIADVTTAVAKGDLSKKITVDVKGEIQELKNTINTMVDQLNSFSSEVTRVAREVGTEGKLGGQAQVKGVGGTWKDLTDSVNQMASNLTGQVRNIADVTTAVAKGDLSKKITVDVKGEILELKNTINTMVDQLNSFSSEVTRVAREVGSEGKLGGQARVRGVGGVWKDLTDSVNQMASNLTGQVRNIAEVTTAVAKGDLSKKITVNVEGEILELKNTINTMVDQLNSFGAEVTRVAREVGSEGKLGGQAKVKGVGGTWKDLTDSVNQMASNLTGQVRNIAEVTTAVANGDLSKKITAVAEGEILELKKTINTMVDQLNSFSSEVTRVALEVGTEGKLGGQAKVKGVGGTWKDLTDSVNQMASNLTGQVRNIAEVTTAVAKGDLSRQITVDTKGEILELKNTINTMVGQLNSFASEVTRVAREVGTEGKLGGQAQVEGVGGTWKDLTDSVNQMASNLTGQVRNIAEVTTAVAKGDLSLQITVDVKGEILELKNTINTMVDQLRGFASEVTRVSREVGTEGKLGGQANVPGVAGTWKDLTDSVNQMAGNLTAQVRNIADVAIAVANGDMSRKITVDVRGEILQLKETLNTMVDQLREFASEVTRVAREVGTEGKLGGQANVPGVAGTWKDLTDSVNQMAGNLTTQVRNIAEVTIAVANGDMSKKITADVRGEILQLKETVNTMVDQLRAFASEVTRVAREVGTDGKLGGQAFVPGVAGTWKDLTDSVNQMASNLTGQVRNIADVTKAVANGDLSKQITVDVKGEILDLKNTFNTMVEQLNSFASEVTRVAREVGTEGKLGGQSEVKGVAGTWKDLTDSVNVMASNLTGQVRGIAKVVTSVAKGNLKQKLSIDAKGEVAQLTDTINEMIDTLATFSDQVTTVAREVGAEGKLGGQANVPGASGTWKNLTENVNQLAANLTTQVRAISEVASAVTQGDLTRTIGVEAKGEVEALKDTINQMISNLKATTLRNQEQDWLKSNLAKFTQMLQGQKELNAVTKKILSELAAVVTAQHGLFYILEEGEDFMDSKLNLIASYAYIKRKDSITQYAMGEGLIGQVAIEKERIILSNVPKDYIRINSGLGDAKPKDVIILPVLFEGRLKAVIELASLDTFSQTHLDFLEGLTESIGIVLNTIESNSRTEELLVQSQSLASELKSQQEVLKNTNEELEEKAILLANQKEEVELKNQEVEVARKALEEKADQLTLTSKYKSEFLANMSHELRTPLNSLQILANELIANRDGNLSEKQIQFAKTINSCGDDLIQLINDILDLSKIESGYISVDYNPISFAEISRFVESTFNPISQAKHLRFEINMDENLPEVMETDSQRLNQILKNLLSNSFKFTEKGEVKLNIYKADNNWKTKNNSLENAEAVVAFEISDTGIGISKEKQNIIFEAFQQAEGSTSRKYGGTGLGLSISRGLSDLLGGSIELESDTNIGSKFTLFLPLKFVHIPEIEDMNVNEETNVIHAGKSRLKSLPSASFNKSDMDLYFIDEVGDDRADIKTDDKVLLIAEDNVTFAKILLERAHQHDIKAVVTTRGNDVVDYINQFQPHAISMDLNMPDTSGWKILDRLKTDFTLRHIPVYIISGEDERNKGLKRGARNFLVKPVKNDVLTSLFNDIQDFKNKKEKNLLVVDDNNEELKRIVDAVKGDDIVISTALTAKEAVELIKQKSFDCIILDLYLPDADGLDLISDLENNISGQETAIIIYSAGDVNKKQRSKLGRFAHSIITKSAVSIDELVDQTALFMHRIHKDLPDSMRDRIETFYLKEDVLINKKVLLVDDDVRNLFALTTALERFGLEVISAESGHEAIQILSDNNSIDIVLMDIMMPELDGYETMKIIRQNSKHKDLTIIAVTAKAMKGDRQKCIESGASDYITKPVNVEQLSSLMRVWLK, encoded by the coding sequence ATGAAAAAACCAAAACACATCGATAAGACATCTAAAGACGAGGTGATGATCGCCCTGCCTATAATAACAGATGAACCATCATCTGGACGCAAAAATAAAAAAAGTGAGGTTGAGGAATCTATTCTTACCGATGCTGAGTTTTTGAAAATTTTGATGAAAGTTAAAAATGGTAATTTTTCCCAACGTTTTCCTACCGACCAAAACGGAGTAAAAAGATCAATTTGCGATACTTTAAACGAAATAATTGACCTAAACGAAAGAATGGTTTTTGAATTTCAAAAAGTTGGAAAAAGCATTGGTAAACAAGGAAAACTAAACAATCGTGTGGTTCTTGATGGTGCACGCGGTTCGTGGAGTTCCTGTGTTGATTCTGTAAACACCTTGATTTCGGATCTGGTTCACCCAACGATTGAAATTGCTCACGTAATTACTTCTGTTGCAAAAGGGAATTTATCTCAGGAAATGCCTTTATCTATCGAAGGAAACCCACTTCAGGGAGAATTCCTCAGAATTGCAAAAGAGGTAAATGGAATGGTAAAACAGCTGAACCTTTTTTCTATGGAGGTTACTCGTGTGGCGCGTGAGGTGGGTACCGAAGGAAAACTGGGAGGTCAGGCAAAAGTTCGTGGTGTGGGCGGTGTTTGGAAAGATTTGACCGATTCTGTAAATAAAATGGCATCCAACTTAACAGGTCAGGTACGTAATATTGCCGATGTAACAACGGCTGTGGCAAAAGGAGATCTTTCGAAAAAAATTACCGTAGACGTAAAAGGAGAAATTCAGGAATTAAAAAATACCATCAATACCATGGTAGATCAGCTGAATTCCTTTTCTTCTGAGGTAACCCGTGTGGCGCGTGAGGTAGGTACCGAAGGAAAACTAGGCGGACAAGCTCAGGTAAAAGGTGTTGGCGGAACTTGGAAAGATTTAACCGATTCGGTAAACCAAATGGCATCCAACCTAACCGGACAAGTACGTAACATTGCCGATGTAACAACGGCCGTGGCAAAAGGAGATCTTTCGAAAAAAATTACCGTAGACGTGAAAGGAGAAATCTTAGAGTTGAAAAATACCATTAATACGATGGTGGATCAGTTGAATTCCTTCTCTTCTGAGGTTACGCGTGTGGCTCGAGAAGTAGGTTCTGAAGGAAAACTGGGGGGTCAGGCTCGTGTACGTGGTGTCGGCGGGGTTTGGAAAGATTTGACCGATTCGGTAAACCAAATGGCATCAAACCTAACAGGTCAGGTTCGTAACATTGCCGAAGTAACAACTGCCGTAGCAAAAGGAGATTTATCTAAAAAAATTACCGTAAACGTAGAGGGCGAAATCCTCGAATTAAAAAATACCATCAATACAATGGTGGACCAGTTGAACTCTTTTGGTGCCGAGGTAACCCGTGTGGCACGTGAAGTAGGTTCAGAAGGAAAACTCGGAGGTCAGGCAAAAGTAAAAGGTGTTGGCGGAACATGGAAAGATTTAACGGACTCTGTGAATCAAATGGCATCCAACTTAACCGGACAAGTACGTAATATTGCCGAGGTAACAACTGCCGTGGCAAACGGCGACCTTTCGAAAAAAATTACGGCTGTGGCCGAAGGTGAAATTCTGGAATTGAAGAAAACCATTAACACGATGGTGGATCAGCTTAACTCCTTCTCTTCTGAGGTAACGCGTGTGGCACTTGAGGTGGGTACCGAAGGAAAATTGGGAGGTCAGGCAAAAGTAAAAGGTGTCGGCGGAACATGGAAAGATTTAACAGATTCTGTAAACCAAATGGCATCTAACTTAACCGGACAAGTACGTAATATTGCCGAGGTAACCACAGCCGTGGCAAAAGGAGATTTATCCCGCCAGATTACCGTTGATACCAAAGGGGAAATCTTAGAGCTAAAAAATACCATTAATACAATGGTGGGACAGCTGAATTCCTTTGCTTCTGAGGTAACCCGTGTAGCCCGTGAGGTTGGTACCGAAGGAAAACTGGGAGGACAAGCGCAGGTTGAAGGTGTAGGCGGAACCTGGAAAGATTTAACAGATTCTGTAAATCAAATGGCATCCAACTTAACCGGACAGGTACGTAATATTGCCGAAGTAACAACAGCCGTAGCAAAAGGAGATTTATCGCTCCAAATTACGGTTGATGTAAAAGGAGAAATCTTAGAATTAAAAAATACCATCAATACTATGGTGGATCAGCTTCGAGGCTTTGCTTCGGAGGTTACTAGGGTATCTCGTGAGGTTGGTACAGAAGGAAAATTGGGAGGACAAGCCAACGTTCCTGGAGTTGCCGGAACATGGAAAGATTTGACCGACTCGGTTAACCAAATGGCCGGAAACCTTACCGCTCAGGTACGTAATATTGCCGATGTGGCGATTGCCGTTGCCAACGGAGATATGTCCCGAAAAATTACCGTTGACGTGCGCGGAGAAATTCTGCAATTAAAAGAAACCCTGAATACCATGGTGGATCAGCTTCGTGAATTTGCCTCTGAGGTAACTCGTGTGGCGCGTGAAGTTGGTACCGAAGGTAAATTGGGAGGACAAGCCAACGTTCCTGGTGTTGCCGGAACATGGAAAGATTTGACCGATTCTGTGAACCAAATGGCGGGTAACTTAACGACTCAGGTTCGTAATATTGCCGAAGTTACCATTGCCGTTGCCAACGGAGATATGTCGAAAAAAATTACGGCAGACGTTCGTGGAGAAATTCTGCAATTAAAAGAAACCGTAAATACAATGGTAGATCAGCTTCGTGCCTTTGCCTCTGAGGTTACCCGTGTGGCTCGAGAAGTAGGAACAGACGGAAAACTGGGCGGACAAGCTTTCGTACCCGGAGTTGCTGGAACTTGGAAAGATTTAACAGATTCGGTTAACCAAATGGCATCCAACCTAACCGGTCAGGTGCGTAATATTGCCGATGTAACGAAAGCCGTTGCCAATGGCGATCTTTCGAAACAAATTACGGTTGACGTAAAAGGAGAAATTCTCGATCTAAAAAACACCTTCAATACGATGGTGGAACAATTAAATTCATTTGCTTCTGAGGTTACGCGTGTGGCACGTGAAGTGGGTACCGAAGGAAAATTGGGAGGGCAATCTGAAGTAAAAGGTGTTGCCGGAACCTGGAAAGATTTAACCGATTCAGTTAACGTAATGGCATCCAACTTAACAGGTCAGGTTCGTGGAATCGCTAAAGTTGTAACATCGGTAGCAAAAGGAAATCTAAAACAAAAATTATCTATTGATGCAAAAGGTGAAGTAGCACAGCTTACAGATACTATTAATGAGATGATTGATACGTTGGCCACTTTCTCAGATCAGGTAACAACTGTGGCCCGAGAAGTAGGTGCCGAAGGAAAACTGGGCGGTCAGGCAAACGTTCCGGGAGCATCGGGAACTTGGAAAAACTTAACAGAAAATGTTAATCAGCTGGCTGCAAATCTTACGACTCAGGTTCGTGCCATTTCTGAGGTTGCTTCGGCGGTAACACAAGGAGATTTAACCCGAACAATTGGTGTTGAAGCAAAAGGTGAAGTTGAGGCTCTTAAAGATACTATCAACCAAATGATTTCAAACCTAAAAGCAACTACTTTACGTAATCAGGAACAGGACTGGCTGAAATCGAATTTGGCAAAATTTACGCAGATGCTTCAGGGACAAAAAGAACTGAATGCGGTGACCAAAAAAATCCTTTCAGAACTCGCAGCGGTGGTTACAGCACAGCACGGACTTTTCTATATTCTCGAAGAAGGAGAAGATTTTATGGATTCTAAACTGAATTTAATTGCTTCTTACGCCTACATCAAACGAAAAGATTCTATTACACAATATGCAATGGGTGAAGGACTTATTGGTCAGGTTGCGATTGAAAAAGAAAGAATTATTTTGAGTAATGTTCCAAAAGATTACATCAGAATCAATTCCGGACTTGGTGATGCGAAGCCTAAAGACGTTATTATTCTTCCAGTTTTGTTTGAAGGAAGACTTAAAGCTGTTATTGAATTAGCGTCATTGGATACCTTTAGTCAGACGCACTTAGATTTCTTAGAAGGTTTGACAGAAAGTATCGGAATTGTATTAAATACAATCGAATCGAATTCCAGAACAGAAGAGTTATTGGTTCAGTCTCAATCGCTGGCAAGCGAGCTGAAAAGTCAGCAGGAAGTATTAAAAAACACCAACGAAGAGCTCGAAGAAAAAGCTATTTTATTGGCGAACCAAAAAGAAGAAGTGGAACTCAAAAATCAGGAAGTCGAGGTTGCCCGTAAAGCTTTGGAGGAAAAGGCAGATCAGCTTACTTTGACATCCAAATATAAATCGGAATTCCTTGCGAATATGTCCCACGAGTTAAGAACTCCGTTGAACAGTTTACAAATTTTGGCCAACGAATTAATCGCCAACCGCGACGGAAATTTATCCGAAAAACAAATTCAGTTTGCCAAAACGATCAATTCTTGTGGAGATGACTTAATTCAGTTGATTAATGATATTCTGGATCTTTCTAAAATTGAATCCGGTTATATTTCTGTAGATTATAATCCGATTAGTTTTGCAGAAATCAGCCGATTTGTGGAGTCTACATTCAACCCTATTTCTCAGGCAAAACATCTTCGCTTTGAAATCAATATGGATGAAAATTTACCGGAAGTAATGGAAACAGATTCACAAAGATTAAATCAAATCCTTAAAAATCTTTTGTCGAATTCATTCAAATTTACTGAAAAAGGGGAAGTAAAATTAAATATATACAAAGCAGATAATAATTGGAAAACAAAAAATAACAGTTTAGAAAATGCCGAAGCTGTTGTGGCTTTCGAAATTTCGGATACCGGAATCGGAATTTCAAAAGAAAAACAAAATATCATTTTCGAAGCTTTCCAACAGGCAGAAGGATCTACAAGTCGTAAATATGGAGGAACTGGTTTAGGATTATCCATTAGCCGTGGACTTTCTGACTTATTAGGCGGAAGCATTGAACTTGAAAGTGATACCAATATTGGAAGTAAATTTACTTTGTTTCTTCCATTAAAATTCGTTCATATTCCTGAAATTGAAGATATGAATGTAAACGAAGAAACCAATGTAATCCATGCCGGAAAAAGTCGTTTAAAATCGCTTCCATCGGCTAGTTTCAACAAATCAGATATGGATTTGTACTTTATTGATGAAGTTGGTGACGATCGTGCTGATATTAAAACAGATGACAAAGTTTTATTGATAGCAGAAGACAATGTCACTTTTGCAAAAATCCTGCTCGAAAGAGCGCATCAGCATGATATTAAAGCCGTTGTAACCACAAGAGGAAACGATGTTGTAGATTATATCAATCAATTTCAGCCTCATGCCATTTCAATGGATTTGAATATGCCTGATACAAGCGGGTGGAAAATTCTGGATCGTTTAAAAACTGATTTTACATTACGTCATATCCCGGTTTATATTATTTCTGGCGAAGATGAAAGAAATAAAGGTTTAAAACGAGGCGCCCGAAACTTTTTGGTGAAACCGGTAAAAAACGATGTTTTGACTTCTTTATTCAATGATATTCAGGATTTCAAAAATAAAAAAGAAAAAAATCTGCTTGTTGTAGATGATAATAATGAAGAATTAAAAAGAATTGTAGACGCAGTAAAAGGCGATGATATTGTAATATCTACTGCTTTAACGGCAAAAGAAGCCGTGGAGCTCATTAAACAAAAATCATTCGATTGTATTATTTTAGATTTATATCTTCCAGATGCAGACGGATTGGATTTAATAAGTGATCTTGAAAATAATATCAGCGGTCAGGAAACAGCAATTATTATATATTCAGCCGGAGATGTCAACAAAAAACAACGCAGTAAACTAGGTCGATTTGCGCATAGTATTATCACCAAAAGTGCTGTTTCAATTGATGAATTAGTCGATCAGACTGCTCTCTTTATGCACCGTATTCACAAAGATCTGCCTGATAGTATGAGAGATAGAATCGAAACTTTTTATTTAAAAGAAGATGTTCTTATCAATAAAAAAGTACTTTTGGTAGATGACGATGTTCGAAATCTATTTGCATTAACCACTGCGCTGGAACGTTTTGGACTAGAAGTTATTAGTGCTGAAAGTGGTCACGAAGCAATTCAAATCTTGAGTGATAACAACAGTATCGATATTGTTTTAATGGATATCATGATGCCGGAACTGGACGGTTACGAAACCATGAAAATCATTCGACAAAATAGCAAACATAAAGATTTGACCATTATTGCAGTAACAGCAAAAGCAATGAAAGGTGACCGACAAAAATGCATCGAATCCGGAGCCTCAGATTATATTACTAAACCGGTAAATGTTGAACAATTATCCTCTTTAATGAGAGTTTGGTTGAAATAA
- a CDS encoding response regulator produces the protein MRKPNILLIEDDELDTISVERSLKKLEIKYVLHTAYNGLEALQMLRDTENPLVPDVILLDINMPRMNGIEFLKIIRTDDALKDLKVFIMTTSSESNDRVTAEALGISGYIIKPLNYTDNTKRPDSMDAFVQFHLRKILINENG, from the coding sequence ATGAGAAAACCTAATATATTATTAATAGAAGATGATGAACTGGACACGATTTCGGTAGAACGTTCACTTAAAAAACTGGAAATCAAATACGTTCTTCACACAGCTTACAACGGACTCGAAGCGCTGCAAATGCTTCGTGATACCGAAAATCCGCTTGTTCCGGATGTAATTCTCCTGGACATTAATATGCCGAGAATGAACGGAATTGAGTTCCTGAAAATTATTAGAACAGATGATGCGCTGAAGGATTTAAAAGTTTTCATCATGACAACTTCGTCTGAAAGCAACGACCGAGTAACTGCCGAAGCACTCGGAATTTCAGGATACATCATAAAACCTTTAAATTATACAGATAATACCAAAAGACCCGATTCGATGGATGCCTTTGTACAGTTTCATCTTAGAAAAATATTGATAAACGAAAATGGGTAG